The bacterium DNA window TATATATACGTTGGGTTTATCTGAAGAGAAGTTAAAACAATTTAAACTTCAAGATAAATATGGAAAATATAAGTTGAGGGGCTTTAGAAGGAGTGGTAATAATTCTAACAGAGAAGATGGACAAGGACTTTATTATGCAATATATTTTAATCCCAAGAAAAATGATATTTCACTCGATAGAACAAATGGATTTGTAGAAATTTTGCCCATTGACGATAGAGGGGTGGAAAAATGTTGGAGATGGGGCAGAGACACATTTCTTAAAAAGATGGATAAATACATAGAAATTAAAAAAGTTGGGGATAAGTTTGATATATATGTAAAAGAAAGAGAATGTGACTACACGGGAGAAAAAGCAAAAACTATATGGACAAACACTAAATACACAGGTCAAACAGGCACTAATTCATTAAAAATATTATTTGGTAAAAAAATATTTACATATCCAAAATCACCTTACATGATGAAAGATATTTTAAAAATCACCACGAAAGAAAACGATATCATTTTAGATTATCATGCAGGTTCTGGAACAACAGCTCATGCAGTTTTAGAATTAAACAAAGAAGATGGAGGAAATCGAAAATTTATTTTAGTAGAACAGATGAACTATATCAATACTGTTACTTGTCCAAGGGTGCAAAAAGTAATGCAAAAAGAAAATATAGATGATTCTTTTCTTTATGTTGAATTGGCGAAATGGAATGAAGAAGCCAAAGAAAAAATATTAAAAGCGAAAAGTTTGGGTGAATTGGAAAAAATGTTTGACGAACTCTATGAGAGATATTTTCTTAATTACAATGTAGAAACTAAAAAATTTAAGGAAAAAATTCTCAAAGAAGAAGAATTTAAAAGGATTGGTTTAAATAAACAGAAAAAACTTTTTGTGGAGATGCTGGATATGAATCAAATGTATGTGAATTTCAGCGAGCGAGCGGACAAAAAGTATAAACTCTCGAAAGAAGACATTGCTTTAAGCGAAAAATTTTATAATTCCAAATAATATGTATGATTTAAGCAAAGATTTATCCGGCATGGTCAAAGAAAAAGCTTTTGACTATGGCATTAGCAAGCCGGAAATTCCTGTTTTTATTGCGGAAAATATTCGGCATAATTTGTGGAAGTGGCAAAAAGAAGCGCTGGAAAATTTTTTGACTCAAGAAAAGATCAAAGAAAAAGAAAATAATTTTGAGCCGACGCATTTAATGTTTAATATGGCGACTGGCACCGGCAAGACTATGCTGATGGCGGCTTTGATTTTGTATTATTACAAAAAGGGCTATAAGCATTTTATTTTCTTTGTTAATCAAAATAATATCGTTGATAAAACGGAAAATAATTTTATCAATAAAAATCATACAAAATATCTCTTTCGCCAAAACATTGTGATTGACGATAAAACTATCAACATTCGCAAAGTAGAAACTTTTGATGATACGGATGATATTCAAATTAAATTTACTTCAATTCATAAACTACACAATGCGGTTTATTTGACAAAAGAAAATTCAGTTACGCTTGAAAATTTACAAAAAAAGGATTTAGTAATGATCGGCGATGAAGCGCACCATCTCAACGCTTCAACAATAAAAAACGGACAAATAGAAATGGATCTGCCAACCGAATTAAAAGAAAACGCTAGCGGAAAAGATGTTGAAAAAAGTTGGGAAAACACAGTACGCAATAAAATTTTAAGAAAGGGCAAGGACAAACAAGAAACAGAAAACAAAAATGTTTTACTAGAATTTACCGCGACCATACCAAAAAATGCCGATGTTATAGAAAAATATCGCGCTAAAACTATTTATAAGTTTAAGCTGGCGGATTTTCTTAGGGCTGGCTATACCAAAGAAATAAACCTTGTTTCCACTTCGTTAAAAAAGAAAGAAAAAAATTTACTCGCTTTGCTTTTTAATTGGTATCGCCATCAAATCGCGCTTAAAAATAATATTGCCAATTTCAAGCCAGTAATACTTTTTAGAAGTAAATTTATTGAAGAATCAAAAGCGGATTACGAAAAATTTTTAACTATCATTGGCGATTTAAAATCGGCTGATTTTGATTTTCTAAAAAATATTGAAAGTAGCATAAAGCAAGATGATGCCAGTTCGACTAGGGTATATGAGCAAGGCAAAAGTCGAGTACGACAAATGTTGGGATTTATCAAAAAAGAAAAAATCAATATTCGGGAAATAGTGAACTATATCAAGGACGAATTCACTGAAAGAAATTGTATTATCACAAACTCGGAAGATAAAAAAGCAAAAGGGCAAAGAGGTGGCGAAAAGACAACAAATGAGCAAAATGATTTGTTAAATAATTTGGAAGATAAAAATAATCATATTCGTGCGATTTTTACCGTTAAACGATTAACGGAAGGATGGGATGTGTTAAATCTTTTTGACATTGTGAGGCTTTACAAAGGGCGTGATGAAGCGCATGACAAACAAAGCAAAAAAAGAAAAGCAGGTGAAGCGACTGTGCAGGAAATACAGCTAATCGGGCGAGGTGTGCGATATTTTCCTTTTGCCTATAACGAACATGAGAAAAATAAAAGAAAGTTCGATAATAATTTAGAAAATCCGCTTAGGGTATTGGAAGAATTTTATTATCACAGCGATGACGACAATCGTTATCTTGATGAATTAAAAAGAGAACTTAAAAAGAGAGGATTTATCCAAGATAATCGAGAGATAAAAAAATTTGCGTTGAAAGATAAATTTAAGAAAACTGATTTTTTCAAAGAAATAAAAGTCTGGAAAAACGAGCAAATAGACAACCCCGAAAAAAGAAAAAAGAATTTAAAAGATCTTAAAGAAGACCCTTTGTTTAATCCATTTAAGTATGAGATAAAAGAATTTGCAATAAAAGAACAGCAAGTTCTTTTAGATAAAGAAGAAGATGAGATTCTTTCGGAAAGCGTGAAAAAGGACAGTAAAATAATAAGCAAAAAATTCAAAGATTTTGAAAGGCATATCGTTGCAAAGGCAATTAATAAAAAAGCGACAAAAGACTTGTCTCTTTTGCGCTTTGATAATTTACAGAATGAATTGAGTATCAATAGCATTAACGAGCTTGCGGATAATTTTATTGGCAATTTTAAGATTAATATAATCACCTCAAAAAATAATTTTGATGATATTAGCAACGAAGAAAAACTGGATTTATTGTTGGAATTTTTTGATGAATTCACAAGAAAGCTTAAAGAAATTGCAAAACCTTACATTGGAACTAATTTTAAAGCATTAACCTTTGAACAGCTATTTGGCGAGCCAAAAGAAAAATATATAAATACGGAAAAATATGATAAAAATTATGAAAACGAAGTATTAAAAAATAAATGGTATGTTCTGGATGGCTTTGTCGGAACAAGTGAAGAAATTGGATTATTTGAATTTTTAAAAGATAGAATCGGTAATTTGGATGAAAAATATAATGAGGTTTATTTGCTCCGAAACGAAGAATTATATAAAATTTATGACTTTGAGCAAGGACGCGGGTTTGAGCCGGACTTTTTGCTATTTCTGAAAGGCAAAAAAGGCAATTTATATTATCAAATTTTTATTGAGCCAAAGGGCGGTCAATTTGCTGACAAAGAAGGCGAATTTAAAGAGAGTAAAGAAGGATGGAAAGAAGAATTTTTGCAACAGATTACTGATAAATATGGAAATGGGGATTTATTGAAAGCGGAAAATAAAGATTATAAATTGATCGGGTTGCCATTGTTTAATAAAAAAAATGAATATGATTTTGAAGAAGCTTTTAATAGGATGGTTTTGAAGAATTGAGAGAAGCTAAATGTCCAGCTCAAACCTTAATCACTGGATTCCCCGATTAAATCGCAGAATGACAGGCGAGATTGCCACGTCGCTATGCTTCTCGCAATGACGGACTTGGGTGAATAGTATATGATTGATAGAAGATTGCTGGAAAATTTTGACTTCATTTTGTTTTTTACAACGATTATATTATGTCTGGCGGGCATAATATTTATCAAAAGCGCTACCAGTGCACTGGAAATTGACTACGCAAAAAGGCAGCTTTTATACTTTTCTATTGGATTAGTCGGGCTGATAATTGCAGTAATGTTTAATTATTCTAAGATAGCTAAGCATACAATACTAATTTAT harbors:
- a CDS encoding site-specific DNA-methyltransferase yields the protein MNNQAFKNNLYRLLKKDSRLWDDEKKELNETLLKDLIDKLDEKLIELLLSDKETKGKFFIKIKDVFVLKQNDLKFFIDENKLDNSYTQYQNKIGLRVGNKLLSERDEVVLNWPFKDCVLEGGMTKEDQKRNEIFFNEVLAKDEIDRLYDSKALVNWKRYTAKGKKKVKELKRDKDGTIRENLIIKGNNLLALHSLKEQFAGKVKLIYIDPPYNTSTSANTFAYNNTFNHSSWLAFMKNRIEIARELLTDDGLFVTAIDHYEMFYLGVLADEIFGRDNRLGVIAAVHNPGGRQDDKFFPTAHENILFYAKNINNANIYTLGLSEEKLKQFKLQDKYGKYKLRGFRRSGNNSNREDGQGLYYAIYFNPKKNDISLDRTNGFVEILPIDDRGVEKCWRWGRDTFLKKMDKYIEIKKVGDKFDIYVKERECDYTGEKAKTIWTNTKYTGQTGTNSLKILFGKKIFTYPKSPYMMKDILKITTKENDIILDYHAGSGTTAHAVLELNKEDGGNRKFILVEQMNYINTVTCPRVQKVMQKENIDDSFLYVELAKWNEEAKEKILKAKSLGELEKMFDELYERYFLNYNVETKKFKEKILKEEEFKRIGLNKQKKLFVEMLDMNQMYVNFSERADKKYKLSKEDIALSEKFYNSK
- a CDS encoding DEAD/DEAH box helicase family protein yields the protein MYDLSKDLSGMVKEKAFDYGISKPEIPVFIAENIRHNLWKWQKEALENFLTQEKIKEKENNFEPTHLMFNMATGTGKTMLMAALILYYYKKGYKHFIFFVNQNNIVDKTENNFINKNHTKYLFRQNIVIDDKTINIRKVETFDDTDDIQIKFTSIHKLHNAVYLTKENSVTLENLQKKDLVMIGDEAHHLNASTIKNGQIEMDLPTELKENASGKDVEKSWENTVRNKILRKGKDKQETENKNVLLEFTATIPKNADVIEKYRAKTIYKFKLADFLRAGYTKEINLVSTSLKKKEKNLLALLFNWYRHQIALKNNIANFKPVILFRSKFIEESKADYEKFLTIIGDLKSADFDFLKNIESSIKQDDASSTRVYEQGKSRVRQMLGFIKKEKINIREIVNYIKDEFTERNCIITNSEDKKAKGQRGGEKTTNEQNDLLNNLEDKNNHIRAIFTVKRLTEGWDVLNLFDIVRLYKGRDEAHDKQSKKRKAGEATVQEIQLIGRGVRYFPFAYNEHEKNKRKFDNNLENPLRVLEEFYYHSDDDNRYLDELKRELKKRGFIQDNREIKKFALKDKFKKTDFFKEIKVWKNEQIDNPEKRKKNLKDLKEDPLFNPFKYEIKEFAIKEQQVLLDKEEDEILSESVKKDSKIISKKFKDFERHIVAKAINKKATKDLSLLRFDNLQNELSINSINELADNFIGNFKINIITSKNNFDDISNEEKLDLLLEFFDEFTRKLKEIAKPYIGTNFKALTFEQLFGEPKEKYINTEKYDKNYENEVLKNKWYVLDGFVGTSEEIGLFEFLKDRIGNLDEKYNEVYLLRNEELYKIYDFEQGRGFEPDFLLFLKGKKGNLYYQIFIEPKGGQFADKEGEFKESKEGWKEEFLQQITDKYGNGDLLKAENKDYKLIGLPLFNKKNEYDFEEAFNRMVLKN